One window of the Salvia miltiorrhiza cultivar Shanhuang (shh) chromosome 6, IMPLAD_Smil_shh, whole genome shotgun sequence genome contains the following:
- the LOC130988010 gene encoding respiratory burst oxidase homolog protein C-like, with translation MQNEEGLNHHQSATRRPPPAKRLDRTKSAAVQALTGLKFISKTGGTATWAEVEKRFDKLTFTTNRLLPRALFGECIGMKESTQFDGELFDVLARRSNISGDSITKEQLKHFWDQIADPSFDRRLQTFFDMVDKNADGRISEDEIREIISVSASANKLSDIEKQADAYARVIMEELDPDNLGFIMIEKLEMLLLRGPEQADGDESRNLSKMMSEKLRPTEGRWFSDAAYFVEDNWQRVWVLALWIGAMAALFAYKYVQYRNKAAFEVMGHCVCAAKGAAETLKLNMALILLPMCRNTITWLRNRTRLGAAIPFDDNINFHMIVATAIGIGVGIHGISHLACDFPRLLRASPEEYEKMAPYFGNDQPKSYWHYVKGFEGVTGIVMVVLMGIGFTLASPMLRNNKVHLPKPLDKLAGFNAFWYSHHLFIIVYSLLILHGINLYLTHDWYNKTTWMYVAIPITIYAGERLIRAFRSSIKPVKILKVAFYPGNVLALHMSKPQGFKYKSGQYIFVNCSAVSPFEWHPFSITSSPGENYLSVHIRGLGDWTKQIKHVFSKVCQPPPTGKSGHLRPDFLEVENNPKIPKVLIDGPYGAPTQDYKDYEVVLLIGLGIGATPMISVVKDIVNNIKAMEDEENAMEEGGGSRTGPSPPSPMPKRKVGSGSDKHEFKTRRAYFYWMTKEQGTFDWFKGVMNEVVEMDHNGVIEMHNYCTSVYEEGDARSALISMLQSINHAKNGVDVVAGTRVKSHFARPNWRTVYKRIALNHPESRVGVFYCGAPAPVRDLRKLAHDFSHKTSTKFVFHKENF, from the exons ATGCAAAACGAAGAAGGTCTCAACCACCACCAATCTGCGACGCGCCGCCCTCCGCCGGCCAAGAGGCTCGACCGGACCAAGTCCGCCGCCGTGCAGGCTCTCACGGGACTCAAGTTTATCAGCAAGACCGGCGGCACCGCCACCTGGGCCGAGGTGGAGAAGCGGTTCGACAAGCTCACTTTCACCACCAATAGACTGCTGCCACGTGCGCTCTTTGGCGAATGCATTg GCATGAAGGAGTCGACGCAGTTCGATGGCGAGCTCTTCGACGTGCTTGCCCGGAGGAGTAATATCTCCGGCGACTCCATCACAAAAGAACAGCTGAAACACTTCTGGGATCAGATAGCTGATCCTAGTTTCGATCGTCGCCTTCAAACATTTTTTGACAT GGTTGATAAAAATGCAGATGGCAGAATCTCTGAAGATGAAATCAGGGAG ATTATAAGCGTGAGTGCTTCGGCAAACAAGCTGTCGGACATTGAAAAGCAGGCAGATGCATATGCAAGAGTGATCATGGAAGAATTAGACCCCGACAATCTGGGCTTCATCATG ATAGAAAAGTTGGAGATGCTCCTACTGCGGGGGCCGGAGCAGGCGGACGGCGACGAGAGCCGGAATCTGAGCAAGATGATGAGCGAGAAGCTGAGGCCCACAGAGGGGCGGTGGTTCAGCGACGCCGCGTATTTTGTGGAGGACAACTGGCAGAGGGTGTGGGTGTTGGCGCTGTGGATTGGAGCAATGGCGGCGCTCTTCGCCTACAAATACGTGCAGTACAGAAACAAGGCGGCGTTTGAGGTGATGGGCCACTGCGTGTGCGCCGCCAAGGGCGCGGCGGAGACGTTGAAGCTCAACATGGCGTTGATTCTGTTGCCGATGTGCCGCAACACCATTACTTGGCTCAGGAACAGGACTAGATTAGGAGCGGCGATTCCCTTCGACGACAATATCAATTTCCATATG ATCGTTGCGACGGCGATTGGGATAGGAGTTGGAATACACGGGATAAGCCATCTGGCGTGCGATTTTCCTCGACTCCTCCGCGCGAGCCCGGAGGAGTACGAGAAGATGGCACCATACTTTGGAAACGATCAACCAAAGAGTTATTGGCATTATGTGAAAGGATTTGAAGGTGTGACAGGGATTGTGATGGTGGTTTTGATGGGCATAGGATTCACACTTGCATCGCCTATGCTTAGAAATAACAAAGTGCATCTACCAAAACCTTTGGACAAACTCGCAGGCTTCAATGCCTTTTGGTATTCACACCACCTATTCATCATTGTCTATTCCCTTCTCATTCTTCATGGAATCAACCTATATTTGACACATGACTGGTACAACAAAACA ACGTGGATGTACGTGGCCATTCCAATCACAATTTATGCTGGTGAAAGATTAATTAGAGCCTTCAGATCCAGCATCAAACCTGTCAAGATCCTTAAG GTGGCATTCTACCCTGGAAATGTGCTAGCACTGCACATGTCTAAGCCTCAAGGATTCAAATATAAAAGTGGACAATATATTTTTGTCAACTGTAGTGCTGTCTCTCCATTTGAATG GCACCCATTTTCAATAACTTCATCTCCTGGAGAAAATTATCTGAGTGTTCACATTCGGGGCCTCGGTGACTGGACCAAACAAATCAAACATGTATTCTCAAAG GTATGTCAGCCGCCACCTACAGGAAAGAGTGGACATCTCAGACCCGATTTTTTGGAAGTAGAAAATAATCCCAA GATCCCTAAAGTATTGATTGACGGTCCTTACGGAGCACCAACGCAAGACTACAAGGACTACGAAGTTGTCCTACTAATAGGGCTTGGGATCGGAGCGACCCCAATGATCAGCGTGGTGAAGGACATTGTCAACAATATAAAAGCCATGGAGGACGAAGAGAATGCGATGGAGGAGGGAGGCGGGAGCAGAACCGGACCTTCGCCGCCCTCCCCGATGCCCAAAAGAAAAGTGGGATCGGGTAGCGATAAACATGAATTTAAGACAAGAAGGGCTTACTTCTATTGGATGACTAAAGAGCAAGGTACGTTCGATTGGTTCAAGGGTGTGATGAATGAGGTTGTTGAAATGGATCATAATGGAGTCATAGAAATGCACAATTATTGCACGAGTGTGTATGAAGAAGGGGATGCTCGATCTGCCCTAATTTCTATGCTTCAATCGATCAACCATGCTAAAAATGGAGTCGACGTTGTCGCGGGGACTAGGGTTAAGTCACATTTTGCTAGGCCCAATTGGAGGACAGTCTACAAGAGAATCGCTCTCAATCATCCAGAATCGAGAGTTG GAGTGTTTTATTGTGGAGCACCAGCACCGGTGAGAGATCTAAGAAAGCTAGCTCATGATTTTTCTCACAAGACCTCCACCAAATTCGTATTCCACAAAGAAAACTTTTGA